Proteins from a single region of Hordeum vulgare subsp. vulgare chromosome 6H, MorexV3_pseudomolecules_assembly, whole genome shotgun sequence:
- the LOC123404780 gene encoding RING-H2 finger protein ATL74-like has protein sequence MPTPASSSTTYATAAPTPAAASSTSSWSAPPAAMISMSIDPNMVVILASLLCALVCLAGLALVARCTCRRSSPFASNSISITTTTLHIPPSRGLKKKAIDALPVTAVKQGHQEEEQCAICLADLAAGEELRVLPWCGHSFHVACVDAWLRAHATCPSCRATILDTSTTSSSSSSSSPPLPAPRRCRRCGAACDGDSMAASASADTDGSSFLP, from the coding sequence ATGCCAACTCCAGCGAGCTCTAGCACCACGTATGCCACCGCTGCCCCGACCCCAGCAGCTGCCTCCTCAACCTCATCTTGGTCGGCACCACCGGCGGCCATGATCTCCATGTCCATCGACCCCAACATGGTGGTCATCCTGGCCTCCCTCCTCTGCGCGCTCGTCTGCCTCGCCGGCCTCGCCCTCGTCGCGCGCTGCACCTGCCGCCGCTCTTCCCCCTTCGCCAGCAATAGCATCAGCATCACCACGACGACCTTGCATATTCCTCCCAGCAGGGGCTTAAAGAAGAAGGCTATCGACGCCCTCCCCGTCACCGCAGTGAAACAAGGGCACCAGGAGGAGGAGCAGTGCGCCATCTGCTTGGCCGACCTGGCCGCCGGGGAGGAGCTCCGGGTGCTGCCGTGGTGCGGCCACTCCTTCCACGTCGCCTGCGTCGACGCCTGGCTCCGTGCTCACGCCACCTGCCCCTCCTGCCGCGCCACCATCCTCGACACGTCAACCAcctcctcttcatcttcctcttcctcaccGCCGCTCCCGGCCCCGCGCCGGTGCCGGAGGTGCGGTGCGGCCTGTGACGGCGACAGCATGGCCGCTTCTGCTTCTGCTGACACGGACGGGAGCAGCTTCTTGCCGTAG
- the LOC123402788 gene encoding monosaccharide-sensing protein 2-like, whose protein sequence is MRGAALVALAAALGNMLQGWDNATIAGSLLYIKRDFGLDAQPALQGLVVATSLIGATLITTFSGPLSDHVGRRPMLVASSLLYALAGLLMLWSPTVGVLLLARLVDGFAVGLAVTLVPVYISETAPPEVRGLLSTLPQLTGSTGMFLSYCMVFAMTLAPSPNWRLMMGVLVLPSLLYVAVAVFFLPESPRWLVSKGRMKEARTVLRMLRGREDVDGEMALLAEGLGTGGETAIEEYIVGPAPQDDDVDQADATFRLYGPERGMSWVAQPVPLGGQGSMLSSMGMSRQGSLLGSIAGLSRMGSMLDHLQDPVVALLGGLHDMKPAADSNGNTLFTNFGSMLSAHGGMDWDEENAAPSDDDDKIAAGASEHDDVDDDGIRAPLLDMRGQSSMTGSGIGMGQTTSTMGIGGGWQLAWKWTEGVAPDGTRQNAVQRMYLHEEPSAGDGQHVHAAALVNQSALYTATNDHLQQQQDDPITPMGPAMVHPASSPAAEKPRWRELLEPGVRHALVCGVTIQILQQFSGISGILYYTPQILDQAGVSVLLASLGLSADSAAILISGLTTLLMLPAIAVAMRLMDVAGRRSLLLWTIPVLIVSLVSLVTADVLPLAATVHAAVSTTSVIVYICTFVMGFGPIPGILCSEIFPTRVRGMCIAICSLAFWLSDIAVTYSMPVMLDSLGLAGVFSIYAAVCCVALAFVALRVPETKGLPLEVIAEFFNVGAKGMPKLDHEE, encoded by the coding sequence atGAGGGGTGCGGCGCTGGTGgcgctggcggcggcgctgggcaaCATGCTGCAGGGGTGGGACAACGCCACCATCGCCGGATCGCTGCTCTACATCAAGCGCGACTTCGGCCTGGACGCCCAGCCCGCGCTCCAGGGCCTCGTCGTCGCCACCTCCCTCATCGGCGCCACCCTCATCACCACCTTCTCCGGCCCGCTTTCCGACCACGTCGGCCGCCGCCCCATGCTcgtcgcctcctccctcctctacgCGCTCGCGGGGCTCCTCATGCTCTGGTCCCCCACcgtcggcgtgctcctcctcgccCGCCTCGTCGACGGATTCGCCGTCGGCCTCGCCGTCACCCTCGTCCCCGTCTACATCTCCGAGACCGCGCCGCCCGAGGTCAGGGGGCTGCTCAGCACGCTCCCGCAGCTCACGGGCTCCACCGGCATGTTTCTCTCCTACTGCATGGTGTTCGCCATGACGCTCGCGCCCAGCCCCAACTGGCGGCTCATGATGGGGGTGCTCGTCTTGCCGTCGCTCCTCTACGTCGCCGTCGCCGTGTTTTTCCTCCCGGAGTCGCCGCGCTGGCTGGTGAGCAAGGGCAGGATGAAGGAGGCCCGGACCGTGCTGCGGATGCTCAGGGGCCGGGAGGACGTTGACGGCGAGATGGCGCTCCTCGCCGAGGGCCTCGGCACCGGCGGGGAAACCGCCATCGAGGAGTACATCGTCGGCCCGGCGCCCCAAGACGACGACGTTGACCAAGCTGATGCCACCTTCAGGCTGTACGGGCCAGAGCGCGGGATGTCGTGGGTGGCGCAGCCGGTGCCGCTGGGCGGGCAAGGCAGCATGCTCTCCAGCATGGGCATGTCGCGGCAGGGCAGCTTGCTCGGCAGCATCGCCGGGCTGTCGCGGATGGGCAGCATGCTCGACCACCTCCAGGACCCCGTCGTCGCGCTCCTCGGCGGCCTCCACGACATGAAGCCAGCGGCCGACAGCAACGGCAATACCCTCTTCACCAACTTCGGGAGCATGCTCAGCGCCCACGGAGGCATGGACTGGGACGAGGAGAACGCCGCGCCCAGCGATGATGACGACAAGATTGCTGCTGGTGCCAGCGAACACGACGACGTTGATGACGATGGCATCCGCGCGCCGCTGCTGGACATGCGGGGGCAGAGCAGCATGACCGGTAGCGGGATCGGCATGGGACAGACAACAAGCACCATGGGCATCGGCGGCGGGTGGCAGCTCGCATGGAAGTGGACGGAGGGTGTCGCGCCGGACGGCACGCGGCAGAACGCCGTCCAGAGGATGTACCTGCATGAGGAGCCCAGCGCCGGCGACGGCCAGCACGTGCACGCGGCGGCGCTGGTCAACCAGTCGGCGCTCTACACCGCCACCAACGACCacctgcagcagcagcaggacgatCCGATCACCCCGATGGGCCCAGCGATGGTGCACCCGGCGTCGTCTCCGGCGGCAGAGAAGCCGCGGTGGCGGGAGCTGCTGGAGCCGGGCGTCCGGCACGCTCTGGTGTGCGGTGTGACAATCCAGATCCTGCAACAGTTCTCCGGCATCAGCGGCATCCTCTACTACACGCCGCAGATCCTTGACCAGGCCGGCGTCAGCGTCCTCCTCGCCAGCCTTGGCCTGAGCGCCGACTCAGCCGCCATCCTCATCTCCGGCCTGACCACGCTCCTCATGCTCCCGGCCATTGCCGTGGCCATGCGGCTCATGGACGTGGCCGGCCGCCGGAGCCTCCTCCTCTGGACGATCCCGGTGCTGATCGTGTCCCTAGTGTCCCTGGTGACGGCGGACGTGCTCCCCTTGGCGGCCACCGTGCACGCGGCCGTGTCGACGACGAGCGTCATCGTCTACATCTGCACGTTCGTGATGGGGTTCGGGCCCATCCCCGGCATCTTGTGCTCGGAGATCTTCCCGACGAGGGTGCGCGGGATGTGCATCGCCATTTGCTCCCTGGCCTTCTGGCTCAGCGACATCGCCGTCACCTACAGCATGCCGGTCATGCTCGACTCCCTGGGGCTCGCCGGGGTCTTCTCCATCTACGCCGCCGTCTGCTGCGTCGCTCTCGCCTTCGTCGCGCTTCGGGTGCCCGAGACCAAGGGTTTGCCGCTCGAGGTCATCGCCGAGTTCTTCAACGTCGGTGCCAAGGGCATGCCAAAGCTCGACCACGAAGAATGA